The Streptomyces collinus DNA segment CGCCGCCGGCTGGCCCGCCGCCCGCCACAGAGCCGCCCGCATGCCCGACTGGACCCGCCGCCTCACCCGCGAACTCGACACCTTCGCCGAGCACAACGCCACGACCACGCTCCCCGTCCCCATCGCCCTGAACCAGCCCCCCGAGCCCCTCCGCCTCGGCCCCTCCGACGACGCCGAGTGGGCGGCCTTCGCAGCGGAAGCCCTCCTGCGCGCGGGCGACGACACCGTCCTGAACGACCTCAGCCGCGAACGCCGCACCCGCGCCGCGATCGACCTCACCTGGAACGCCCTGGCCGCCGAGGTCGCCGCCGCGGCGGACCGCGCCCCCGAGATCGAGTCCGCCGTCCTTCCCCTGCGCGCCCGCATCTCCGTCCGTGCCGGCCTCGGCAACCTCGCCACCGGCCTGCGCCCGCCCGCCACCGGCCACGACAACCCGCACTACTTCGACGACGCCGCCTGCGTACGCGCCTGCGTCCTGGCCGTGGCCCACCCCGGAGACCCCCGCAGCGCCGCCGGCCTCGCCGAGTTCGACGCCCGCTACACCCAGGACGGCGACGGCGTGCACGGCGCCCGCGCCATGGCGGCGGCCCTCGCCCTCGCCCTGGCCGGCGCGCACATCGACGCCTGTGTCACCGCCGCGCTCGCCGAACTCCCCCAGGAGACGGAGATCGGCCGCAACGCCCGGCACGCCCTGCGGCTCGCCGCCGACGCGGACAGCGCCTTCGCCCTCGTCCCGCCCCTGGAGCACCAGATCGTCGACCACGTCTACAGCTACGGCATCGCCGCCGCCGAAACCGTCCCGGTCGCCCTCGCCCTGGCCACCGCGGCCCGCGGCCGCATCGCGGAGGCGATCCCCGCGGCGGCCTGCCTGTCCCGCGTCGCCGACTCCGCCCCGGCCCTGGCGGGCGCCCTCACCGGCGCCCTGGGCGGCGCCGCGTCGATCCCCGCCGCCTGGCGGGAGACCTGCCGCACCCTCTCCGGCTGTGTCCTGCCCCGCCTCACCGGCACGGACCTCGTGGAACTCGCCGGACTCCTGGAAGCCGTACAACCGGCCCGTCCGGGTGGATGATGCGGCCATGCAGCCCAAACCACACCAAAACATCCTCCTGGACGAGCGGATCAGCGGCGCGCTGGTCGGGGCCGCCGTCGGTGACGCGCTCGGCGGCCCGGTCGAGGGCTACTCGCCCGAGCAGATCCTCGAACGTCACGGCGGCCGCGTCCACGGCATCGTCGGCCCCTGGCACGGCGACGACTGGCGCACGGCCCGCCCTCTCGCCCCGTACCACAAGGGCGACGGCCACGTCACCGACGACACGTTGATGACACACGCCCTGGTCCGCGTCTACACCCGGGTCCGCGACCACCTCGACGCCTACGCCATCGCCGACCACCTGGTCCCGGACCTGATGACCGAGCCGCGCTGGATCCCGGACCTGGAGGGTGAGGCCCTCCCCCTCCAGCGGATCTTCCTGGCGGAGAAGTGGCTGGTGACGAGGATCCACTACGGCCATGCCGACCCGCGCGAGGCAGGCACCGGCAACATCGTCAACTGCGGGGCGGCGATGTACATGGCCCCGGTCGGCCTGGTCAACGCGGCGGACCCGCGGGCGGCGTACGCCGAGGCCCTCGACATCGCGGGCGCGCACCAGTCGTCGTACGGCCGTGAGGCGGCGGGCGTCCTGGCGGCGGCGGTGGCGGCGGCGTGCACGCCGGGCGCGACCCCCGACTCGGTCGTCTCGGCGTGCCTCTCCCTCGCGAAGGACGGCACCCGGGCCGCGATCGAGCGGGTCTGCGAGGAGGCGTCCCGCCACACCGACTTCGAGTCGGCCCTGCGCCCGTTGCGCGAGGCGGTCGCCCCCTACGACACGGTGGGTCCCGACTACCGCACCCCTTCGCTCGGCGCCCGCCGCCCCTCCCGCCTGCACGCGATCGAAGAACTCCCGGTCGCGCTGGGCATGGTGCTGGTGGCGCGGGGCGACTACCGGCACGCGGTCCTCGGCGCGGTGAACTACGGCCGCGACTGCGACTCCATCGCCACCATGGCCGGCGCCCTGGCGGGCGCCCTGGGCTCACCGGTCCCGGAGGACTGGGCCAAGACGGTCGCGGAGGCCAGCCGCCTGGACCTCTGGGAACCGGCGACCGCCCTCACCGCCGTGGCCCGCGAGATCTTCGCCCAGGACGTGGCCCGCCGGCGCACCCACGAGCAGGCCTTCGCGTCCCTCGGAGGCCAGGAATGCTCCGACTGACCTGGGTCCAGCCGGAGGACCTGATCGGCCACGAACTCCGCCAGGCGGCCCAGGACGGCCGCGAACCGAAGGCCGTCGCGGCCCGCTGGCGAGCGGCGGGCGGCCCCGAGGCCCCGGCCACCGCGGGCACGTCCCCCACCCCGGCCTCCCGCTACCTGCGCCGGCTGGCGGAAGACCTCCTGGACGAACTGGCCGACCTGCCGAGCACGCTGGCGGACGACGAACCGACGGACCTGGACCGGATCAGAGCCGCCTGCCCCGACTGGCCGGAGCCCGTGGACACCCCGGCCGGCACCACCCCGCACCGCCTCGAAGCCGCCTGGCTCGGCCGCGCCACCGGCTGCCTCCTGGGCAAACCGGTCGAGAAGCTCCCCCTCGACGCCATCCGCCGACTCGCCCGGGCCACCGGCAACTGGCCCCTCACCGCCTACTTCACCGCCCGGGGCGTCCCGGCGGACCTCCTCGAAGAGCACCCCTGGAACCGCCGCTCGGCATCCACCTCCCTCGCCGAGAACATCGACGGCATGCCCGAGGACGACGACCTCGACTACCCCCTCCTCAACCTCGTCCTCCTCCGGCGCCACGGCAGGAGCTTCACCACCACGGACGTGGCCCGCACCTGGCTCGACGAACTCCCCGCCGGCCGCACCTTCACCGCGGAACGCCTCGCCTACCGCAACCTGCTCAAGGGCCTGGAACCCCCGCACACAGCCCGCCACCGCAACCCGTTCCGCGAGTGGATCGGCGCCCTGATCCGCGCCGACGTCCACGGCTGGACCAACCCCGGCCGGCCGGCCGCGGCAGCCGGGCAGGCCCACCGGGACGCGACCCTCACGCACACCGCCAACGGCGTCTACGCGGCGATGTTCACGGCGGCCGTCATCGCCACGGCGGCGACCGGCGACCACGACGTCCACACCTGCCTGCGCACCGGCCTCACCGTCGTCCCCCCACGCTCCCGCCTGGCCCGCGCCGTCCGCCAGGCCGTTCAACTCGCCCACGAGCACAGGGACTTCGACACGGTCGTCGACGCACTCCACGCCATGTACGCCGGCACCCACCACTGGGTCCACGCCGTCCCCAACACCGCCCTCATCGCCGCCGCCCTCACCCACGCGGACGGCGACTTCGCCGGCTCCGTCTGCCGTGCCGTCAGCGGCGGCTGGGACACCGACTCCAACGGTGCGACGGCCGGCTCGGTCGCCGGGCTGCTGGCCGGACACCCCGCGGCGCTCCCGGGCCGCTGGACGGCACCCCTGAAGAACCGGCTGTCGACGTCCGTCGGCGACTTCAACGGCATCGGCTTCGACACCCTCGCCCACCTCACGCACCGGGAGATGCTCCGCCCATGACCGCGCCCACGACAGCGCCCCTCACCGGCCTGCGCGTCCTCGACCTCGCCACCCTCTTCGCCGGCCCGATGGCCGCCACCCTGCTCGGCGACTTCGGCGCCGAGGTCGTCAAGATCGAGCACCCGACGAAGCCGGACCCCTCCCGCGGCCACGGCCCCTCGAAGGACGGGGTGGGCCTGTGGTGGAAGATGCTCGGCCGCAACAAGCGCACCATGACCCTCGACCTGTCGAAGCCCGGCGGCCGCGCCACCCTCCTGCGCCTGGCCGAGACCGCCGACGTGATCATCGAGAACTTCCGCCCCGGCACCCTGGAGAAGTGGGACCTGGGCTGGCCGGAGCTGTCGGCCGTCAACCCGCGCCTGGTCCTGGCCCGCGTCACCGGCTTCGGCCAGTTCGGCCCCTACGCTCATCGCCCCGGCTTCGGCACCCTCGCCGAGGCGATGAGCGGCTTCGCCGCGATCACCGGCGAACCGGACGCACCCCCGACCCTCCCGCCGTTCGGCCTGGCCGACTCCATCGCGGGCCTGACCACGGCGTACGCGGTGATGACGGCCCTCGCCGCCCGCGGGCACACCGGCGAAGGCCAGGTCGTCGACATGGCCCTGATCGAGCCGATCCTGGCCGCCCTCGGCCCCCAGCCCCTCTGGTTCGACCAACTCGGGCACGTCCAGCCCCGCACCGGCAACCGCTCCCCCAACAACGCCCCGCGCGGCGTCTACCGCACCGCGGACGGCACCTGGGTCGCCGTCTCCACCTCGGCCCAGTCGGTCGCGGAACGCGTGATGCACCTGGTCGGCCGCCCGGAACTGATCGACGAGCCCTGGTTCGCCTCCGGCGCCGACCGCGCCCGGCACGCCGACGTCCTGGACGATGCGGTCGGCGGCTGGATCGCCGCGCGCACCCGCACCGACGTCCTGGCCGCCTTCGAGAAGGCCGAGGCGGCGGTGGCCCCGGTCCAGGACGTCCGGGACGTGATGGCGGACCCGCAGTACCAGGCCCTGGACACCATCACCACCGTCGACGACCCCGAGCTCGGCCCGCTGCGCATGCAGAACGTCCTCTTCCGGCTCTCCGCCACGCCCGGCGCGATCCGCTGGGCCGGCCGCCCGCACGGCGCCGACACCGACGCGATCCTGACCGAACTGGGCCTCACCCCGGACGACGTCACGGCGCTGCGCGCGGAGGGCGCCCTGTGACGGCGTTCCCGCTCACCTGGCTCTACGCCCCGGGCGACCGCCCCCACGTGGTGGCGAAGGCCCTCACCTCCGGCGCCGACGTCGTCGTGATCGACCTGGAGGACGCGGTCGCCCCCGACCGCAAGGCCTACGCCCGCGCGGCCACCGCCGAGCTGCTCGCCGGCCCGCCGGCCGTTCCGGTCCACGTGCGCGTCAACGCCCTGGACGGCCCCTGGGGCGAGCAGGACATCGCGGCCCTGGCCTCGGCTCCCGGGCTCTGCGGCCTCCGCCTCCCCAAGATCACCGCACCTTCCGAGGTCACCCACGTCGCACGCCGGGCCGCCTCGGCCGACCTGTACGTCCTCCTGGAGACGGCCCTCGCCGTGGAGCGGGCGTACGCCATCGCGTCCGCCCATCCGAACCTGCGCGGTGTCGCCCTCGGCGAGGCCGACCTGCGGGCCGACCTCGGCATGCGCGACGACACGGGCCTCGACTGGCCCCGCTCCCGGGTGGTCGTGGCGGCCCGGGCCGCCGGTCTGCCCCCGCCGCCCCAGTCCGTCCACCCGGACACCCGCGATCTGGACGGGCTGGCCGCCTCCTGTGCCCACGGCCGTGCCCTGGGCTTCCTCGGCCGCGCCGCGATCCACCCCCGCCAGCTCCCGGTGATCGAACGCGCCTTCCTGCCCACCGAGGCGGACATCGAGCGGGCGGAGACGGTCCTCAAGGCGGCCGCCGCGGAGCAGGGCGCCCAGGCCCTCCCGGACGGCCGCTTCGTCGACGCGGCGGTGGTGACGGCCGCCCGGCGCACCTTGTCCCTGGCCCGCCGCCGCTGACATGCCGAGAGCGCCCGGGACGACTCCCGGGCGCTCTCGGCATGTCTTAGGGGGCGCGGGCCGTCAGGTCTTCTTCCCGGACCCGGCCTCGTTCCTCGCCGGGTCCGTCCCGGACTCGTCCGCGATCTCGTCGTCCTTGCCGGCGTCCCCGGACTTCTCATCGCTGTCGGCGTCCTCACCGGAGGCCGCGGCGCCCGGCTCCACGACGTCCTCCCGCCCGGGCCGCTTCTTCGACGACAGCACCAGGTACGTCACCGCGAGCAGGAACACCAGGATCGCGGTCCACACGTTCAGCCGGAGGCCCAGGATGTGGTGGGCGTCGTCGACCCGCATGTACTCGATCCACGCCCGGCCCGTGCAGTACGCGGCGACGTACAGCGCGAACGCCCGGCCGTGTCCGAGCCGGAAGCGGCGGTCCGCCCAGATGACCAGGAACGCCACGCCGATGCACCACAGCGACTCGTACAGGAACGTCGGGTGGTAGGTGCCCGGCACCCGCCCGTCCGCCGAGGAGGTGATCTCCAGGGCCCAGGGCAGATCGGTGGGCTTGCCGTACAGCTCCTGGTTGAACCAGTTGCCCCAGCGGCCGATCGCCTGGGCGAAGGCGATGCCGGGGGCGATGGCGTCGGCGTACGCGGGCAGCGGGATGCCACGGCGGCGGCAGCCGATCCACGCGCCCACCGCGCCGAGTGCGATCGCACCCCAGATGCCGAGGCCGCCCTCCCAGATCTTGAAGGCGTCCACCCAGTCGCGGCCCTCGCTGAAGTACAGCTCGTAGTCCGTGATCACGTGGTAGAGGCGGCCGCCGACGAGGCCGAAGGGCACGGCCCAGACAGCGATGTCGGCCACCGTGCCGGCCCGCCCGCCCCGGGCGATCCAGCGCTTGTTGCCGAGCCAGACCGCGACGAAGACGCCGATGATGATGCAGAACGCGTAGCCGCGCAGCGGAATGGGGCCGAGGTACAGCACCCCGCGCGACGGGCTGGGAATGAAGGCAAGTTCCATGGCAAGGTCGACGCTACCGTGCCGCACCGGGCCGGGGGCGGGCGGCCCGGCTACGGGTACATAACGGGGGCGAGAGAAGGTCCCTCACCCCTGGTTGGCCTCCTGCACCATCTGCTTCAGCTTGGCCGGGGTCATCGTCCGGTCCTGGTAGATGTTCTTGCCGTCGAACAGCACGGTGGGCGTGCCCGAGAAGTCGGCCTTGTCGAAGGCCTGGTGGGACTTGGCGACCCAGCCGTTGTGCTTGCCGTCCTCGACGCACGCGCGGAAGGCCGGGGTGTCCAGGCCGTCGACCTTGCCGGCCAGCTCGATCAGCTTGCCGTCGTCCGCGTAGGCGTCGTCGACCTCCGGGGGCTGGTTGTCGAACAGCACGTCGTGGTACGCGGGGAACTTCCCGGCGTCCTGGGCGCAGGCCGCGGCGTTGGCGGCGTTGCGGGAGCCGGTGCCGCCCATGTTGCCGTCGATGAGGGTGACCAGGTGGTACTCGACCTTCAGCTGACCGGCGTTCGTCAGCTCGTGGATCACCGGCCGGTACGCCGTCTCGAAGGACTTGCACGCGGGGCAGCGGAAGTCCTCCCACACCGTGAGCGTGGACTTGGCGCTGTCCTTGCCGACCGGGATCGCGAGGCCGTCCTTGCCCTGCGCTCCCGAGGGGGCCACGACCGGGCCCGAGGCCTCGCTGTCGTCGTCCTTGCCGGCGTTGGCCGCGACGACGCCGATCACCGCCGCGAGTCCCAGGACGGCCACGACGGCGCCGCCCACGATCAGCGCGCGGCGGCGCTTGTCCGCGGACCTCTGCTTCTCGCGCTCGACCGCCAGCTTCTCCCGGGCGGTGCGCTTTCCCTCACGGTTCTTCTCGCTCACATCCCGGAAACGAACCGGGGAGGCGCAGCGCGCCTCCCCGGCCCCAGGTCCACCCGTACGGGGGACCTGTATGACGTCCCGGCTTCTTACGCCTGTCCGCGCACGCCCTTGGCGAGGTCGCCGGCGAGGACCCGCACGGCCTCCACACCGGCCGCTTCGTCCGGTGCGTCCAGCATCGCCTTGACGAAGGCCGAGCCGACGATCACGCCGTCGGCGAAGCGCGCGACCTCGGCGGCCTGGGCGGGGTTGGAGACGCCGAGCCCGACGCAGACCGGCAGGTCCGTCCCCGTGGCCCGGGTGCGTTCTACCAGGTCCTGGGCCTGATTGCTGACGCTGGTGCGGGTGCCGGTGACGCCCATGAGGGAGGCGGCGTAGACGAAGCCGCTGCCCGCCGCGGTGATCTGCGCGAGCCGCTGGTCCTTGCTGCTGGGCGCGACGACGAACACGGTGGCCAGACCGTGCTTCTCCGCGTGCTCCCTCCACAGGGCCGACTCCTGCACGGGCAGGTCGGGCAGGATGCACCCGGCGCCGCCCGCCTCGGCGAGTTCGGCGGTGAACCGCTCGACGCCGTAGCGGTCGATGGGGTTCCAGTACGTCATGACGAGGATGGGCTTGCCGGTGGCGGCGTGCGCCTCACGGACCGTACGCATCACGTCGGCGATCTTGACGCCGCCGCGCAGGGCGATGTCGTCGGCGGTCTGGATGACCGGGCCGTCGAGGACGGGGTCGCTGTGCGGCAGGCCCACCTCGACGACGTCGGCGCCGCCGTCGATGACGGCCTTGATCGCCTCGATGCCGCCGTCCACGGTCGGGAACCCAGCCGGGAGGTAGGCGATGAGGGCGGAGCGCCCTTCGGACTTGGCCGCGGCGAGGGTGTCACCCAACAGCCGGCCCCTCTGACTGTTCAAAGCAGCGCCGCTCACTTGGCGTCCCCCTCGATCTCGGCGGTGCCGGAGGCGTCCTCGGCGACCTCGGCGTCGGTGTCGTACAGGCCGAAGTAGCGCGCGGCGGTGTCCATGTCCTTGTCGCCGCGGCCGGACAGGTTGACCACGATCAGCCCGTCCTTGCCCAGCTCCTTGCCGACCTCCAGGGCCCCGGCCAGCGCGTGGGCGCTCTCGATGGCCGGGATGATGCCCTCGGTGCGCGACAGCAGGCGAAGGGCCTGCATCGCGGCGTCGTCGGTGACCGCGCGGTACTCGCCGCGGCCGGAGTCCTTCAGGTAGGAGTGCTCCGGGCCGATGCCCGGGTAGTCCAGACCGGCCGAGATCGAGTACGGCTCGGTGATCTGGCCCTCCTCGTCCTGGAGGACGTACGAGCGGGAGCCGTGCAGGATGCCGGGCTCGCCGGCGGTGAGGGTCGCGGCGTGCTCGCCGGTCTCGACGCCGTGCCCGGCCGGTTCGCAGCCGATGAGGCGGACGTCCGGGTCGGGGATGAAGGCGTGGAAGAGACCGATGGCGTTGGAGCCGCCGCCGACACAGGCGACGGCCGCGTCCGGCAGGCGTCCGGCGCGCTCCAGGAGCTGGCGGCGGGCCTCGACGCCGATGACCCGGTGGAAGTCGCGGACCATCGCCGGGAACGGGTGCGGCCCGGCGACGGTGCCGAAGAGGTAGTGGGTGTGGTCGACGTTGGCGACCCAGTCGCGGAAGGCCTCGTTGATGGCGTCCTTCAGCGTGCGGCTGCCGGACTTCACGGCGATGACCTCGGCGCCGAGCATGCGCATGCGGGCCACGTTGAGGGCCTGGCGCTGCGTGTCGATCTCGCCCATGTAGATCGTGCAGTCGAGGCCGAACAGCGCACAGGCGGTGGCGGTGGCCACGCCGTGCTGGCCGGCGCCCGTCTCGGCGATGACCCGGGTCTTGCCCATGCGCTGGGTGAGCAGGGCCTGGCCGAGGACGTTGTTGATCTTGTGGGAGCCGGTGTGGTTGAGGTCCTCGCGCTTGAGGAAGACGCGGGCGCCTCCGGCGTGTTCGGCGAAACGGGGTACTTCCGTCAGCGCCGAGGGGCGGCCGGTGTAGTTGACCAGGAGGTCGTCGAGTTCCTTGGCGAACTCGGGGTCGTGCTTGGCCTTGTCGTACTCGACGGCGACCTCGTCGACCGCGGCGACGAGGGCCTCGGGGATGAACTTGCCGCCGAAGGCCCCGAAGTAGCCTTCGGGGTTGGGCGTTTGACCCTCGGGGTCGGGGATGAAGAACTGACTGGGCATGCGAATACCTCACGGTGAGTGTGTGTGGAATGCACTAATCGCCGTGGGAGCGGGGACCTGTTGTCGGCCGCGGGCCGTCAGTGGCTTGTCGCGCCCGCGCGGCGGTAGCCGCACATCAAACAGAGCCCCGCGCCCCTGGAGGGGCGCTGCCATCGCATGCCGTTCACCTGGCCGGGCTCGTCACCGATGACGTACCGGACGCGGCGGCCGTGGACCCGGCGGGCCGGGGCGCGGCAGCCGCGGGGGCGGCAGCCGCGCGCGAGGCGGGCGTACCGGTCCACGGTCGTCAGGGTGGGAGTCATCGGGGCAAGCCTAGCGGGTGATCAGCTCCGGCCGTGCCGGAGTGCGGGGTGCTCACCGGCCGCCACCAGGTCCGAGACCGCCGTCCTCGGGTCCTTGCCGGTGACGAGGGACTCGCCGACCAGCACCGCGTCGGCGCCGGCGTTGGCGTACGCGATGAGGTCGTGCGGGCCGCGGACGCCGGACTCGGCGATCTTGATGATGTGGTCGGGGATCTCCGGCGCCACCCGCTCGAAGGTGCCGCGGTCGACCTCCAGGGTCTTGAGGTTGCGCGCGTTGACACCGATCACGCGGGCGCCGGCGTCCACCGCGCGCTCGACCTCGTCCTCGTCGTGCACCTCGACGAGCGGCGTGAGCCCGATGGACTCGGCGCGCTCGATGAGGGACTCCAGGGCGGGCTGGTCGAGGGCGGCGACGATCAGCAGCACCACGTCGGCACCGTAGGCGCGGGCCTCCCACAGCTGGTACGACGTGACGATGAAGTCCTTGCGCAGGACCGGGATGTCCACCCGGGCGCGGACCGCCTCCAGGTCGGCGAGCGAGCCGCCGAAGCGGCGCTCCTCGGTGAGGACGGAGATGACGGCCGCGCCGCCCGCCTCGTAGTCCGCGGCGAGTCCGGCCGGGTCGGCGATCGCGGCCAGCGCGCCCTTGGAGGGGCTGGAGCGCTTGACCTCGCAGATGACCTTGACGCCGTCGCCGCGCAGAGCGGCCGCGCCGTCCTTGGCCGCGGGTGCCTTCGCCGCGCGCTCCTTGAGCTCGTCGAGGCTGACGCGCGCCTGCCGCTCCGCGAGGTCGGCACGGACTCCGTCGATGATCTCGTCGAGCACACTCACGCGAGCGGCCCCCTTCCAGACTCTTGACAGTTCCAGCGACCGATCGGAAACCGATGGTCACTGCGATGGTATCCGCAGCGGGGCGTAGGCCTCACATCCGGTTGACGCCGGTCCCACTACCTGGACATCAGCCCGTTGATCAAGGATGGAGCCAGCCACCGAAGGGCAGGTTCCGGACAACCGTGAAGACCAGCAGCAACGCTCCGAGGCTCCACATCAGTCCCGGAGGGGGGGCGATCCGCAGCGGCTGCCCGCGGACCGCGTGCACCACCCAGACGGTCCACAGCACGGCGAAGCCCAGATAGCCGAGGGTCGCGAGCGCGTTGGCGTGCAGCGCCGCCAGGAGGTCCCCGTGGACGAAGGCGTGGGCGCTGCGCAGGCCGCCGCAGCCGGGGCAGTAGAGGCCGGTGTAGCGCAGCAGCGGGCAGGCGGGGTAGTGGCCGGGTTCGTTGGGGTCCACGGTGCCCACGTAGGCGAAGGCGGCGGCGACGGCCGCGAGCACCCCGGCGGGGACCGCCAGGCGGCTCGGCACGCTCGGTGTCACCCTTCGGCTCTCGGCGTTCACGGTATGCATTGTGCCCCGCACACGCGTGAGGGGCGGTTCCGGCACCACCGTGCCGGCCGCCCCTCACGCGAGGACGTGCTGTGGCGCGGGGTCAGCTCCCGGCGCCGGCCGGCTCGCGGTCGCCGGTCATCCGGTGCGGCTGGTGCGCCTCCTTCGGCTGGCCGAGGCCCATCATCCGCATGATGCCGCCGACGACACCGCCGAGCAGCACGACCACCATGCCCGCCCAGAAGCCCACCGGCTGGTCCAGCACCATGAACGCGCCCGAGACGCAGAAACCGATGAAGGCGATCGTGACACCGGTCCAGGCGGCCGGGGTGTGACCGTGGCTGCTGCCCGCCATTGCTTGCTCCTCGTTGCTGTGTGCGTGTCTGAGCAGGACGCTCGGGCCCATTGTCCCGCACCCACGCCCGCGCGGTGAGCGGGGGTACTCCCCCGGCCGGCCCGGTCCCCCGTGCGGGCTCAGGCCCCGGTCGGGTCCTCGCCGCGGTCGAGCGCCTTCCACAGGTCCTCGGGCCGGTCGGGGTCGACGGCGGGGGCCTTGCGGCGCGGCTGGGGCGTGCCGCCCCGCTCGTAGCGGCCGGACATGGCGGGCCACAGCCGGCCGTAGCGCAGGGCGAGCAGCCCGGCCAGGAGGATCAGGACACCGCCGACGACCGCGACGTACGGCCAGGCGGTGTGGCTGAGGGTGTCGACGGAGGCCGAGGTGTCGCCGGAGGCCTGGGCGGCCTGCTCGTCGAGCGCGGAGCTGTCGGAGGCGCCGAGCAGGGCCGCGGTGATGATGCCGGCGCCGGAGAGGGCCAGCAGCGCGGCGACGGCGAAGCGGCCGGCGCGGCGCACGGCGAAGACGGCGACGAGCGCGGCGAGGCCCACGATGGCGAGCGCCGCGGGCACGCCCGTGACGTCGCTGCCCGTGGCGGTCAGGGGGAAGGCGCCACCGGCCACCGTCGCCGTGCCCTGCGACCACTGCTGCCGGGTGGCGAGCAGCGCCACGGCGGCGCCGAGCGCGCCGCTCAGCAGGGCGACGGCGAGGCTCAGGCGGCCGGCCCGGGCGGATCCGGGGGCTTCGGAACGGGGGTGAGGTACAGCAGTCACGTACCCCACTATCGCCTGAACCCCGGGCGAACCGTCACCCGGGGTTCATCTCAGGCCTTTCCGAGCCGGTTCGCCGTGTGGACGGCCCGCAGCACCGCGGCCGCCTTGTTGCGGCACTCGGTGTCCTCGGCGACGGGGTCGGAGTCGGCGACGATGCCCGCCCCGGCCTGGACGTAGGCGGTGCCGTCCCGCAGGAGGGCGGTGCGGATGGCGATGGCGGTGTCGGAGTCGCCGGCGAAGTCGAGGTAGCCGACGCAGCCCCCGTACAGCCCGCGCCGGGACGGTTCGAGTGCGTCGATGATCTGCATGGCGCGGGGCTTGGGGGCGCCGGAGAGGGTGCCGGCCGGGAAGCAGGCGGTGAGGACGTCGAAGGCGGTGCGCCCGGGGGCCACGCGGCCCGTCACCGTCGAGACGATGTGCATCACGTGCGAGTACCGCTCGACGGACATGAAGTCCACCACCTCGACCGAGCCGGGCTCGCAGACCCGCCCCAGGTCGTTGCGGCCGAGGTCGACGAGCATGAGGTGCTCGGCTCGCTCCTTGGGGTCGGCGAGCAGCTCCTCCGCGAGGGCCTGGTCCTCCTGGGGCGTGGCGCCGCGCCAGCGGGTGCCGGCGATGGGGTGGACCATGGCCCGGCCGTCCTCGACCTTGACCAGGGCCTCCGGGGAGGAGCCGACGACGTCGAAGCCGTCGAAGCGGAAGAGGTACATGTACGGGGACGGGTTGGTGGCCCTCAGGACCCGGTAGACGTCCAGCGCGCTCGCCGTGCACGGCGTCTCGAAGCGCTGGGAGGGGACCACCTGGAAGGCCTCGCCGGCCCGGATGCGCTCCTTGATGTCCTCGACGGCCACCTGGAAGTCGGGGCCGCCCCACAGCGCGGTGTACTCGGGGAGCTCGGAGGGCGGCAGGACGGCCGGGGGCTGGGCGACCGGGCGGGAGAGGTCGGCCTCCATGGCGTCGAGGCGGGCGACGGCGTCGGCGTGGGCCTCGTCGACGCCGGTGTCCAGGTCGTTGTGGTTGATCGCGTTGGCGATCAGCAGGACCGAGCCCTCCCAGTGGTCCATGACGGCCAGGTCGCTGGTGAGGAGCATGGTCAGCTCGGGCAGCTTCAGGTCGTCGCGCTCGCCGGGGCCGATCTTCTCCAGGCGGCGGACGATGTCGTAGCCGAGGTAGCCGACCATGCCGCCGGTGAAGGGCGGCATGCCCTCCTGGTGGGGTGTGTGCAGGGCCTCGATGGTGGCGCGCAGGGCGGCGAGGGGGTCGCCGTCGGTGGGGACGCCGACGGGCGGGGCGCCGAGCCAGTGGGCCTGCCCGTCGCGTGCGGTCAGCGTCGCGGCGGACCGCACACCCACGAAGGAGTACCGGGA contains these protein-coding regions:
- a CDS encoding DsbA family protein, with product MSEKNREGKRTAREKLAVEREKQRSADKRRRALIVGGAVVAVLGLAAVIGVVAANAGKDDDSEASGPVVAPSGAQGKDGLAIPVGKDSAKSTLTVWEDFRCPACKSFETAYRPVIHELTNAGQLKVEYHLVTLIDGNMGGTGSRNAANAAACAQDAGKFPAYHDVLFDNQPPEVDDAYADDGKLIELAGKVDGLDTPAFRACVEDGKHNGWVAKSHQAFDKADFSGTPTVLFDGKNIYQDRTMTPAKLKQMVQEANQG
- a CDS encoding DUF2752 domain-containing protein produces the protein MHTVNAESRRVTPSVPSRLAVPAGVLAAVAAAFAYVGTVDPNEPGHYPACPLLRYTGLYCPGCGGLRSAHAFVHGDLLAALHANALATLGYLGFAVLWTVWVVHAVRGQPLRIAPPPGLMWSLGALLLVFTVVRNLPFGGWLHP
- the trpC gene encoding indole-3-glycerol phosphate synthase TrpC; amino-acid sequence: MSVLDEIIDGVRADLAERQARVSLDELKERAAKAPAAKDGAAALRGDGVKVICEVKRSSPSKGALAAIADPAGLAADYEAGGAAVISVLTEERRFGGSLADLEAVRARVDIPVLRKDFIVTSYQLWEARAYGADVVLLIVAALDQPALESLIERAESIGLTPLVEVHDEDEVERAVDAGARVIGVNARNLKTLEVDRGTFERVAPEIPDHIIKIAESGVRGPHDLIAYANAGADAVLVGESLVTGKDPRTAVSDLVAAGEHPALRHGRS
- the trpM gene encoding tryptophan biosynthesis modulator TrpM — protein: MTPTLTTVDRYARLARGCRPRGCRAPARRVHGRRVRYVIGDEPGQVNGMRWQRPSRGAGLCLMCGYRRAGATSH
- the trpA gene encoding tryptophan synthase subunit alpha, encoding MSGAALNSQRGRLLGDTLAAAKSEGRSALIAYLPAGFPTVDGGIEAIKAVIDGGADVVEVGLPHSDPVLDGPVIQTADDIALRGGVKIADVMRTVREAHAATGKPILVMTYWNPIDRYGVERFTAELAEAGGAGCILPDLPVQESALWREHAEKHGLATVFVVAPSSKDQRLAQITAAGSGFVYAASLMGVTGTRTSVSNQAQDLVERTRATGTDLPVCVGLGVSNPAQAAEVARFADGVIVGSAFVKAMLDAPDEAAGVEAVRVLAGDLAKGVRGQA
- the trpB gene encoding tryptophan synthase subunit beta, whose translation is MPSQFFIPDPEGQTPNPEGYFGAFGGKFIPEALVAAVDEVAVEYDKAKHDPEFAKELDDLLVNYTGRPSALTEVPRFAEHAGGARVFLKREDLNHTGSHKINNVLGQALLTQRMGKTRVIAETGAGQHGVATATACALFGLDCTIYMGEIDTQRQALNVARMRMLGAEVIAVKSGSRTLKDAINEAFRDWVANVDHTHYLFGTVAGPHPFPAMVRDFHRVIGVEARRQLLERAGRLPDAAVACVGGGSNAIGLFHAFIPDPDVRLIGCEPAGHGVETGEHAATLTAGEPGILHGSRSYVLQDEEGQITEPYSISAGLDYPGIGPEHSYLKDSGRGEYRAVTDDAAMQALRLLSRTEGIIPAIESAHALAGALEVGKELGKDGLIVVNLSGRGDKDMDTAARYFGLYDTDAEVAEDASGTAEIEGDAK
- the lgt gene encoding prolipoprotein diacylglyceryl transferase; protein product: MELAFIPSPSRGVLYLGPIPLRGYAFCIIIGVFVAVWLGNKRWIARGGRAGTVADIAVWAVPFGLVGGRLYHVITDYELYFSEGRDWVDAFKIWEGGLGIWGAIALGAVGAWIGCRRRGIPLPAYADAIAPGIAFAQAIGRWGNWFNQELYGKPTDLPWALEITSSADGRVPGTYHPTFLYESLWCIGVAFLVIWADRRFRLGHGRAFALYVAAYCTGRAWIEYMRVDDAHHILGLRLNVWTAILVFLLAVTYLVLSSKKRPGREDVVEPGAAASGEDADSDEKSGDAGKDDEIADESGTDPARNEAGSGKKT